DNA sequence from the Thermoanaerobacterium sp. PSU-2 genome:
CTTGTCGTTGATAATTAAGTATGGACCCATTGATATATCAGATTGCCAACAGTCATTAGGATACTCCATTTCAAAAGCTCTCCTGTCTTTTGTGTTTAATGCTGATGTAGATATTTTAGTTTTTCGAAGATATCTTTGAACTGTAGATAAGGATACTTTATCAAGCTCAATAAACTTTTTAGCTAAAAGTTCCTATAGATTGATTTAGCTGATCTTCTTGGATTATCGAGTTTTAGATTTTTAATATAGGCTTTAACATCATCAGTTAAAATTCTCGAAGTACCTTTGTCGCATCTGCTTTTTGGATATAAACCTTCAAATCCATATTTTCTGTAACAGTAAAGCCATGTCTTAATTGTATTAGGAGAAAATTCTCTTTTACCTAATGAAGGCACATCATAAACTTTAGAAGTAATAACCTCCATATATTCTTTTGCAGTTTCCTGAGTGTAATTTTCATTGATAAGCGGTGCTATCAAAGAAAATTTAAAGTAAGCAATTTTTTGTTTAACATCATTATCCATGCCTAAAAACCTCCTCAATTTAATTATCAGTA
Encoded proteins:
- a CDS encoding helix-turn-helix domain-containing protein, which codes for MDNDVKQKIAYFKFSLIAPLINENYTQETAKEYMEVITSKVYDVPSLGKREFSPNTIKTWLYCYRKYGFEGLYPKSRCDKGTSRILTDDVKAYIKNLKLDNPRRSAKSIYRNF